The genomic window ttacatacatgtatatatacaaaaattcttgaaataagACCCCGCCGCGCGAGAGCCGTGTAAACGAATTATTATGTCAACCACTGATTGGAAAGTtgcatttcaataaaaaaaggCAATTGTGGACGTTTCTAGTACGTGTAACCAAACTCAACGAAAGATCGTTCACGATATTTTTCCTGAAAAGCAGGCATACCTCTCTAAAATACGCTTAAGGGTCTGAAACACAATACATTGGCCTGTCTCTACAGCGTATCTGAAGAGAATCAATGGAATGGTGTGCTCATAAGCTATTTCATTTGCCAAACACGTGTTAAGTGCACCTTGTAGAAGTTGCAACAGCGACCATATCCAAATCCACATCATTCCACACTACCTGGCAATGAATCTTTAGACTTCTACCTTACCTTTGCACAGGGCTCAACACCAAATTTTCCCCATCACGTAGGGCACTCAAAATCTTCTTCATGCTCCTCAACTTCGACAAACTCAACATATAAAACTGCGAGCATTCGATCACGAGACTTGTCTTGGGTACAGTCTTGGCCGCGATTTGaacaactattttaatattttgcaacttCGCTACttcgttataatattgtacTTAACCACTTTTGTGGATGaaagcatataaaaatataaaagaacagTCAAGTTAAGCTATTGCTCagctcttccttttttatcacGAATTTTACGTGACAAAGTCTACGaccaaatataattttatgatcaccattatttaacattttttttatctccaTACTTTTTAACTGTGGAGATATTTGACAGATTGGTTATTcgacataaaaattatattcaatcgTTAGCTTTAACTTTATAGAAACTGTTATTTCCCGTTAGgtatttacttttacttttcacgtttaattttacaatacaaagaggaagaggaaaggtCTAGCCAAGAAAGTAATGCCAGagctatttaaaattgtaaaaaaaatacctAAGTAtcgaaggaatatttttctgaaaaaaaaatcCACTAACGGATCTCACgcacattattattaaaaaaaatagcaCTCAAAGAATATAGCAGTCTTTCCATGGAAAAACGACATTGATTGCTATGTGTACAAACTTGTAAAACGATTTGCAAAAATCAGTCAGTCTATGCTTGAGGTAGGTAAACGGTATTATCCAAATTGTTAAAAGCCATTTGTTCATCGATCCAATCACGCGCTGAGGCAACATTGGCATAAACACCTGGAGTTCCACCTTCCGCACAACCGATTCCCCATGCTACAATACCTGCTTGCAAATATGTACTAGGATTACTCTTCATGGGGCATACAAGAGGACCTCCTCCATCAccctaaaaaaaaattttatattctataatacatGATATATGATttacgtgatactacataatagtacatgatAAAAAAGCTATAATGGATTTGACAACTGATTATAAGatctatgtataataattgatttacTTTGCAAGTATCTTTGCCAGGCTCTCCACCAGCGCACATAAAGGTTTCGTGAAGACGGAAGTATTTTCCTAGTCTAGTTTCTCGAAGCTTGTCCTGACATTCACTATGAGGCACTGTCGGCAATTCTACTTTCTTCAAGATTACCTGGTAGTGTCCCTCCTTACCTATAAACCAACAAAAGTTCCACTTAGAAGTTcgagaaattttagaataagATTGAATAGACCTATTTAAATTGATAGATTAGAGACACGCTGGTTGCGTTGGTTGGGCACGAATTTATAACCGAAAAATCCTCGATTCTCAAATCCCGACTGAGTTTCGTAATTGTATTGTGTTTATATCAGCACGCTTTCTAGTAGTTCGAAATCCAGGTAAAATTGTAGGCACTCGCCGGGAGATCTTTACCAAAGATGTCTCTTCCCCAGCCACTAGCTAAACATCGAGAATTATCGAACACAGCATTTCGTTCTGGCAGGCAAACGAGATCCACGTTGTCCACGAGATTCACCGGCTCAGACAAGATCAAAATGGCGAAATCATAAAATAGAGTGCCGGATTTATAATTTTGGTGAACGATTACTTTTTCTATTGTACGATCTTGATGAGGATATATTTCGTCCTTAGTTTGCGTGTCCCATTCTCCAGCACGAATTTTCAACTCAGATGGTTGTTTTCTATTGGAAAATTATGAGTGTTTAGTTACAAAATGCCAGGTGAATCGATGTCaatcataatatttagaagGATTAGATTATTTACCCTTGCACACAGTGAGCGGCTGTTAAAACAGCCAGCTTGTGAATCAAGGAACCTCCGCATTGATAAAGGTTCACTTTCTGATTTCCGATCATTTCTTCCTTCAGTATAGCCACCATCCACGGGAACTCGCCAAATTGCGCTTCATTATCTTTGTCGCCGGTAATTCTGAAACCAACGCCGTTGGGGTGTCTTTGCCCGCAACCTTTTCTCTCGATTGGCGGGGGCGTAATTACTTCGTTGCCATTAGTCCTATCTGGTGGCTTACAACAGACGTCCAGGTAATTCGCGCACTTACTCCATGAGGCTCTGTATCGTTAACATTGTGTATATTGTTGAGGTGTATATTGTGTATATGTTTAAGATACGAAAAcataagatataatttatacaatgaCACTATTAAGATCCAGTGGTGTGTAAAAATTACTGGCTAGACAAATTTCTCACTTCATATTTCCAAAGCCACATCCAAAGGATTTTAACTGTAATACTAGTTAAAGTGGTTGACGATATCgcttttattacataaagtGAAAAATCTATTTGGAGTAAATCCAAAGATAGTCTCATGCGGCATGCACATTCGATTCAATGAGAATTAACATTTACACGAACAAGCCCGGTTGGCTGCGGAAACGAGCAACACATCaaacatagaaagaagactgaaaaagaaacactccgcagatctcacaaaggatataacctaacaaacacgaagatggtacgccgctgggggtagccatccatatgataatcaaacagttaAAAGATtccaccaaatgtccaaattggacaaattgtgaatgtaaagaattaaataaaaaagaaacacgaacAAGTAATAAACAAACCTGACACCCACATGTTTTGTTAGACAACGAATTATCGTATATGCAAAATCAGCTTTGCTGTGTATTCATACTCAATAAATGTGCCTATATGTTCTTAGTGTAGATACAATCAATTCAATATTACCTGACAATCGTGCATTACTTCTGCCAACAACAGTGCTAATACTTGCCATTTTGAGACTAATCTTTAGAACTCACCCCATATAGCTAGTCTCATCATCAAAACCGGACCTGATATCAATGAGTGTTTCTCCGTTGTCTGAAATGGTGCCGTTTCGACATAGATAATACGGCACGCATGTACAGTCTTCTGGTGGTTGTTTTGGCTTGTTATCTGTACCCAAAATAGTCGCCGCTGTAGTGGAGGCTGGTTGTTGAGTAAATATTTCCGATATTAAAGCATTCCACTCAGCGCCCGTAACAGGGATCTGAGTTGAAGAATTTGTCTCAGATAGGCTGTCTATCAAGGAATTCAATCCACCATCTGCTTGGGGAGCTGATACAACCAAAGAAAAGCTGGACACAGCCAGTATCCATAGTATTCTCCACATTGCTGTGTTGAAAGTTCTGAAACAGAATTATTCTATAGATTAGAGTGGATCTTTACAATCTCAAGAGCATGAGGTGCAATGGCTCTTGAGGCTTTGAGTTCTTAAGATGGTATAGGCAGGGACTATCGGTTAAGAGGATGTTAACCAGACTTTTTTCGGATATGGGATAAACCCTTGACCCTTTGTCAAGTTTCGAGAGGatagattaaataatttacttgaTTGGTCAATGTATGTTTTTGGAATGaagattcgattcgattcgatgcgaaaaaataattttaccgCTCTCGaggcaataaaatatttttatgaaaaaaactCGTTAATCTAGTTACGCCAGTCTcgcaaaaaaaagaatacgattaagagaaaaagttacataaagaaaaaaagcggTTGGTTCATCGATAGTTTGCACATACCTGAATGTCCGCAAAAGGACAAAATCGATACTCAAATGAATGCCCCAAGGTAAATGTCTACGGCCATCGCAAAAGATTATAAGTTGACTACGGTAGTCTCATTTTGTTTTGCATATAAATAAGAATGACTTCACGAAGATGAAACCGGTATGACGTGACGATAACCTTCCCTTCCTCTCTCCTTCCCCTTTAGATACACAAAAATACGGGAAgcgtttcgaaaaatttaccgTAGGATAAGCTAGAGGCGTTCAATCATTAACATTGACCATTATTCGTCTTTTATATAGTTCCATACTAATTTCTTCTAACGCTTTCAAAACATATACACGGGATAATCGTTCATAGTCGACATTAGCGTCCAACGTAAGATAATTTATCTTCATTATACTAGTCGACGAGGCAGATAATCAACTATATTGATAAGTGTAATTGTCGTTTAccttgataaaaaaatacatttgataTTCAGGGAAATATTCGATTTGAAGAGGCTATAGAAATCCGGAGAAGTTCACGGTctaacgaataataattgGATGGTTTCGCAATCTATCTGCAATCATTGAAATTAAGGCAAGCGTTTCAAGGCttcctagaaaaaa from Bombus pyrosoma isolate SC7728 linkage group LG8, ASM1482585v1, whole genome shotgun sequence includes these protein-coding regions:
- the LOC122569934 gene encoding phenoloxidase-activating factor 2-like isoform X1, with translation MWRILWILAVSSFSLVVSAPQADGGLNSLIDSLSETNSSTQIPVTGAEWNALISEIFTQQPASTTAATILGTDNKPKQPPEDCTCVPYYLCRNGTISDNGETLIDIRSGFDDETSYMGASWSKCANYLDVCCKPPDRTNGNEVITPPPIERKGCGQRHPNGVGFRITGDKDNEAQFGEFPWMVAILKEEMIGNQKVNLYQCGGSLIHKLAVLTAAHCVQGKQPSELKIRAGEWDTQTKDEIYPHQDRTIEKVIVHQNYKSGTLFYDFAILILSEPVNLVDNVDLVCLPERNAVFDNSRCLASGWGRDIFGKEGHYQVILKKVELPTVPHSECQDKLRETRLGKYFRLHETFMCAGGEPGKDTCKGDGGGPLVCPMKSNPSTYLQAGIVAWGIGCAEGGTPGVYANVASARDWIDEQMAFNNLDNTVYLPQA
- the LOC122569934 gene encoding phenoloxidase-activating factor 2-like isoform X2 — its product is MWRILWILAVSSFSLVVSAPQADGGLNSLIDSLSETNSSTQIPVTGAEWNALISEIFTQQPASTTAATILGTDNKPKQPPEDCTCVPYYLCRNGTISDNGETLIDIRASWSKCANYLDVCCKPPDRTNGNEVITPPPIERKGCGQRHPNGVGFRITGDKDNEAQFGEFPWMVAILKEEMIGNQKVNLYQCGGSLIHKLAVLTAAHCVQGKQPSELKIRAGEWDTQTKDEIYPHQDRTIEKVIVHQNYKSGTLFYDFAILILSEPVNLVDNVDLVCLPERNAVFDNSRCLASGWGRDIFGKEGHYQVILKKVELPTVPHSECQDKLRETRLGKYFRLHETFMCAGGEPGKDTCKGDGGGPLVCPMKSNPSTYLQAGIVAWGIGCAEGGTPGVYANVASARDWIDEQMAFNNLDNTVYLPQA